Proteins encoded together in one Octopus bimaculoides isolate UCB-OBI-ISO-001 chromosome 24, ASM119413v2, whole genome shotgun sequence window:
- the LOC106875558 gene encoding probable serine/threonine-protein kinase DDB_G0282963 isoform X1 produces MLAGAYSKRFRKLQEYQIEKLKLLNASYEDCVNRNNEETANIIGKARRLSQETNKRRKVLALRRKQESQREENRRQEILLHRRLLQQEATERFQRAPLQSCSRKGASCPNTPLEEVLQIIRGETSNSKATSQTTKPLRSHSAKLPKEVQFGNAVLTTKPPIHTPSQLQYLLNPSERATLCSQKNLKAMVNNRDLFEQQLRRHQQQPFDQGASPASKEDLSDSDQSISSSETYRKKCKLPSSASNQNTSIAIGDHITKYNKMLLVGNGNKMIDEQHSLNGNHRTCEANSECNGCGDYPSCCNNSTTKQELLPNSEPSTKWSNHKAAQLMSLLGPKTVAHSSANVKPITAWSSPGNHLKNDKKINGTMENCDQFENYRQMENTCIRDTKWPQNSTVDPNNKPLSGGRTWTVSKHNIYERQLSNFSNTSSNISYSSSKLNGPASENQHADTQPDVALQTGCNSIIHKTTESSKSNMASTCKNTVTNATTPTKEQYSTTSYQSTRQTSANNHQAIRQNSANSYQRTRQNSTTNHQEIKHNFVNHCHAHKQNSSPNCQTRWNSTNPEAKHEVSDHVTANKKASKTGPENASTVVISNQKKSNSSCPALKKWDNDNDDSDADDDIDDDSNNYNNYNPIMPCCHVTPKVIVRKQSVLASEETHPGYKDQKKHNFHSYHSNGKNLETNGNGCEEVRAGTQIKKNGKSVRSILKHQTDANVNQSAIPFQLKDSLEITRLHYSTNQRENTDRNEKPSKKHVHFAMENILCEKQLQTSNIVKDKIAGFAADKPLTTGLKCKADPTNTYQGEKSGIVKENQENQYGSRPSAKAFIIPQSSVNNDGQALTNSCNETMTSGKPADKKPGIQHITMGKLKNMFSSQIPLPVNSPALSNISNQSGNKKPASNLGERRKLLSAGGVPSKPPVGLHVDKTPTDEEINLVWQKVKSCFKQNSTYHQKHHHHPQQQLHVKYQQQQQQQQQVAANTQPIHFNGRLLTCKMPGWGNNLSIVHQNGFDNFNSMEKSDNYLRRLAFLQQKAKQHSHAIHNNNNNNGNNNNNNNNNDSSHCYYDGTLSKTENSNVRNKVKPMPSVHTQVSESLAAFLAAEDYSKLLNVTDKQTMVAMNHAAAEQQVFNRRQLHIKGPTILSLEEQRLMESLERINNKLKASRITKYQ; encoded by the exons GAAACGGTTTCGCAAACTACAAGAATACCAGATTGAAAAACTGAAGCTCCTGAATGCTTCCTATGAGGATTGTGTTAACCGCAACAATGAAGAAACGGCCAATATCATAGGGAAAGCCAGGCGCCTCtctcaagaaacaaacaaaaggagaaa AGTTCTAGCTCTACGAAGGAAGCAAGAAAGTCAAAGAGAGGAGAACCGACGCCAAGAAATTTTACTGCACCGGCGATTATTGCAGCAAGAGGCAACAGAACGGTTTCAGAGGGCACCGCTTCAAAGTTGCAGCAGAAAAG GAGCAAGTTGTCCTAATACGCCCCTGGAGGAAGTGCTCCAGATCATACGAGGTGAGACATCTAACAGTAAGGCAACAAGTCAAACCACTAAACCACTTCGATCCCACTCAGCAAAACTACCGAAGGAAGTTCAGTTTGGTAATGCTGTCCTAACCACAAAACCACCCATTCACACACCGTCCCAATTACAGTATTTGTTGAATCCTTCTGAGAGAGCAACTTTGTGCAGCCAGAAGAACTTAAAAGCTATGGTCAACAACCGGGACTTGTTTGAGCAGCAACTGCGAAGACATCAACAGCAACCATTTGATCAGGGGGCATCCCCTGCATCAAAAGAAGACCTAAGCGACTCTGATCAAAGTATTTCTAGCAGTGAGACTTACAGGAAGAAATGCAAGCTACCATCAAGTGCATCAAACCAAAACACTTCTATAGCCATCGGTGACCATATTACCAAATATAATAAGATGCTTTTGGTTGGCAATGGTAACAAAATGATTGATGAACAGCATTCTTTAAATG GTAACCATAGAACTTGTGAAGCCAACTCAGAATGCAATGGTTGTGGTGACTATCCTTCCTGCTGCAATAATAGTACCACCAAACAGGAACTCCTACCAAATTCAGAGCCTTCAACAAAATGGTCAAACCACAAAGCTGCTCAGTTAATGTCTCTCTTAGGACCTAAAACAGTTGCCCACTCTTCTGCAAATGTGAAACCAATCACAGCATGGTCGAGTCCTGGAAATCATCTAAAGAACGACAAGAAAATAAATGGTACCATGGAAAATTGTGATCAGTTTGAAAATTATCGTCAAATGGAAAATACTTGTATTAGAGACACCAAGTGGCCCCAAAATTCTACAGTTGACCCAAACAATAAGCCATTAAGTGGTGGAAGAACTTGGACAGTTTCAAAACATAATATTTATGAAAGACAGCTTTCGAATTTTTCAAATACTTCCTCTAACATTTCTTATAGTTCTTCTAAATTGAATGGGCCAGCTTCAGAAAACCAACATGCAGACACTCAACCAGATGTTGCTCTTCAAACTGGTTGTAATTCTATAATTCATAAAACTACAGAGAGTTCCAAAAGTAACATGGCATCTACTTGTAAGAATACTGTGACCAATGCTACTACACCAACCAAAGAACAGTATTCAACCACTAGCTATCAATCAACAAGGCAAACTTCAGCCAATAACCATCAAGCAATTAGACAAAATTCAGCTAATAGTTATCAAAGAACAAGACAGAATTCAACCACTAATCATCAAGAAATAAAGCATAATTTTGTCAACCATtgtcacgcacacaaacagaatTCATCCCCTAACTGTCAAACCAGATGGAATTCAACCAATCCTGAAGCAAAACATGAAGTATCTGATCATGTGACAGCAAACAAGAAAGCTAGTAAAACTGGACCAGAAAATGCCTCAACTGTTGTCATttcaaatcaaaagaaatcaaactCAAGTTGTCCTGCATTAAAAAAATgggacaatgacaatgatgatagtgatgctgatgatgatattgatgatgacagtaataactataataattacAATCCTATAATGCCTTGTTGCCATGTAACACCAAAAGTTATTGTGAGAAAGCAGTCGGTTCTGGCATCAGAGGAAACGCATCCAGGATACAAAGATCAGAAGAAACACAACTTTCACAGTTACCATTCCAATGGAAAGAATCTTGAGACAAATGGTAATGGTTGTGAAGAAGTTAGAGCTGGGACACAGATTAAGAAGAATGGCAAATCTGTCCGTAGTATTCTGAAACATCAGACTGATGCCAATGTCAACCAATCAGCAATCCCTTTTCAACTAAAAGACAGCCTGGAAATTACTCGTTTACATTATTCAACCAATCAAAGGGAGAATACTGACAGAAATGAGAAA CCATCCAAGAAGCATGTTCACTTTGCAATGGAGAACATCCTGTGTGAGAAACAGTTGCAGACTTCAAACATTGTTAAGGACAAAATAGCAGGTTTTGCAGCGGACAAACCATTGACCACTGGCTTGAAGTGTAAGGCTGACCCCACCAATACATATCAAG GTGAAAAGAGTGgaattgtaaaagaaaatcaagaaaatcAGTATGGAAGTCGCCCTTCAGCAAAAGCTTTTATTATACCACAGTCTAGTGTCAATAATGATGGCCAGGCATTGACAAACAGCTGTAACGAGACTATGACAAGTGGGAAACCTGCAGATAAGAAACCTGGCATACAACACATCACCATGGGGAAGCTGAAGAATATGTTCAGTTCTCAGATCCCGCTTCCAGTCAACAGTCCGGCATTGTCAAACATTTCAAACCAGAGCGGGAACAAGAAGCCTGCTTCAAACTTAGGTGAGAGGAGAAAACTGCTATCTGCTGGTGGGGTGCCATCCAAGCCACCCGTAGGTCTCCATGTAGACAAGACACCCACAGATGAAGAAATCAATTTGGTGTGGCAGAAAGTGAAATCCTGTTTCAAACAGAACTCTACATACCACcaaaaacaccatcatcatccccaGCAACAACTACATGTAAaataccagcagcaacaacaacaacaacaacaggtagcTGCAAACACACAGCCCATTCACTTTAATGGTCGATTGCTCACCTGCAAAATGCCAGGCTGGGGCAATAACCTGAGTATTGTACATCAGAATGGTTTCGACAATTTCAACTCCATGGAGAAATCCGACAACTATCTGAGACGACTTGCCTTTCTACAGCAGAAAGCCAAACAACACTCTCATGCcattcacaataacaacaacaataatggtaataataataataataataataataatgacagtagtCATTGTTATTATGATGGTACATTGAGCAAGACAGAGAACAGTAATGTACGGAACAAAGTGAAACCAATGCCCAGTGTTCACACACAAG TCAGTGAAAGCCTGGCTGCATTTCTCGCAGCCGAAGACTACTCCAAGCTACTCAACGTGACAGACAAGCAAACGATGGTTGCAATGAACCATGCTGCAGCAGAGCAGCAGGTGTTTAACAGAAGACAGCTGCACATTAAAG
- the LOC106875558 gene encoding putative uncharacterized protein DDB_G0289263 isoform X2 produces MLAGAYSKRFRKLQEYQIEKLKLLNASYEDCVNRNNEETANIIGKARRLSQETNKRRKVLALRRKQESQREENRRQEILLHRRLLQQEATERFQRAPLQSCSRKGASCPNTPLEEVLQIIRGETSNSKATSQTTKPLRSHSAKLPKEVQFGNAVLTTKPPIHTPSQLQYLLNPSERATLCSQKNLKAMVNNRDLFEQQLRRHQQQPFDQGASPASKEDLSDSDQSISSSETYRKKCKLPSSASNQNTSIAIGDHITKYNKMLLVGNGNKMIDEQHSLNGNHRTCEANSECNGCGDYPSCCNNSTTKQELLPNSEPSTKWSNHKAAQLMSLLGPKTVAHSSANVKPITAWSSPGNHLKNDKKINGTMENCDQFENYRQMENTCIRDTKWPQNSTVDPNNKPLSGGRTWTVSKHNIYERQLSNFSNTSSNISYSSSKLNGPASENQHADTQPDVALQTGCNSIIHKTTESSKSNMASTCKNTVTNATTPTKEQYSTTSYQSTRQTSANNHQAIRQNSANSYQRTRQNSTTNHQEIKHNFVNHCHAHKQNSSPNCQTRWNSTNPEAKHEVSDHVTANKKASKTGPENASTVVISNQKKSNSSCPALKKWDNDNDDSDADDDIDDDSNNYNNYNPIMPCCHVTPKVIVRKQSVLASEETHPGYKDQKKHNFHSYHSNGKNLETNGNGCEEVRAGTQIKKNGKSVRSILKHQTDANVNQSAIPFQLKDSLEITRLHYSTNQRENTDRNEKPSKKHVHFAMENILCEKQLQTSNIVKDKIAGFAADKPLTTGLKCKADPTNTYQGEKSGIVKENQENQYGSRPSAKAFIIPQSSVNNDGQALTNSCNETMTSGKPADKKPGIQHITMGKLKNMFSSQIPLPVNSPALSNISNQSGNKKPASNLGERRKLLSAGGVPSKPPVGLHVDKTPTDEEINLVWQKVKSCFKQNSTYHQKHHHHPQQQLHVKYQQQQQQQQQVAANTQPIHFNGRLLTCKMPGWGNNLSIVHQNGFDNFNSMEKSDNYLRRLAFLQQKAKQHSHAIHNNNNNNGNNNNNNNNNDSSHCYYDGTLSKTENSNVRNKVKPMPSVHTQGPTILSLEEQRLMESLERINNKLKASRITKYQ; encoded by the exons GAAACGGTTTCGCAAACTACAAGAATACCAGATTGAAAAACTGAAGCTCCTGAATGCTTCCTATGAGGATTGTGTTAACCGCAACAATGAAGAAACGGCCAATATCATAGGGAAAGCCAGGCGCCTCtctcaagaaacaaacaaaaggagaaa AGTTCTAGCTCTACGAAGGAAGCAAGAAAGTCAAAGAGAGGAGAACCGACGCCAAGAAATTTTACTGCACCGGCGATTATTGCAGCAAGAGGCAACAGAACGGTTTCAGAGGGCACCGCTTCAAAGTTGCAGCAGAAAAG GAGCAAGTTGTCCTAATACGCCCCTGGAGGAAGTGCTCCAGATCATACGAGGTGAGACATCTAACAGTAAGGCAACAAGTCAAACCACTAAACCACTTCGATCCCACTCAGCAAAACTACCGAAGGAAGTTCAGTTTGGTAATGCTGTCCTAACCACAAAACCACCCATTCACACACCGTCCCAATTACAGTATTTGTTGAATCCTTCTGAGAGAGCAACTTTGTGCAGCCAGAAGAACTTAAAAGCTATGGTCAACAACCGGGACTTGTTTGAGCAGCAACTGCGAAGACATCAACAGCAACCATTTGATCAGGGGGCATCCCCTGCATCAAAAGAAGACCTAAGCGACTCTGATCAAAGTATTTCTAGCAGTGAGACTTACAGGAAGAAATGCAAGCTACCATCAAGTGCATCAAACCAAAACACTTCTATAGCCATCGGTGACCATATTACCAAATATAATAAGATGCTTTTGGTTGGCAATGGTAACAAAATGATTGATGAACAGCATTCTTTAAATG GTAACCATAGAACTTGTGAAGCCAACTCAGAATGCAATGGTTGTGGTGACTATCCTTCCTGCTGCAATAATAGTACCACCAAACAGGAACTCCTACCAAATTCAGAGCCTTCAACAAAATGGTCAAACCACAAAGCTGCTCAGTTAATGTCTCTCTTAGGACCTAAAACAGTTGCCCACTCTTCTGCAAATGTGAAACCAATCACAGCATGGTCGAGTCCTGGAAATCATCTAAAGAACGACAAGAAAATAAATGGTACCATGGAAAATTGTGATCAGTTTGAAAATTATCGTCAAATGGAAAATACTTGTATTAGAGACACCAAGTGGCCCCAAAATTCTACAGTTGACCCAAACAATAAGCCATTAAGTGGTGGAAGAACTTGGACAGTTTCAAAACATAATATTTATGAAAGACAGCTTTCGAATTTTTCAAATACTTCCTCTAACATTTCTTATAGTTCTTCTAAATTGAATGGGCCAGCTTCAGAAAACCAACATGCAGACACTCAACCAGATGTTGCTCTTCAAACTGGTTGTAATTCTATAATTCATAAAACTACAGAGAGTTCCAAAAGTAACATGGCATCTACTTGTAAGAATACTGTGACCAATGCTACTACACCAACCAAAGAACAGTATTCAACCACTAGCTATCAATCAACAAGGCAAACTTCAGCCAATAACCATCAAGCAATTAGACAAAATTCAGCTAATAGTTATCAAAGAACAAGACAGAATTCAACCACTAATCATCAAGAAATAAAGCATAATTTTGTCAACCATtgtcacgcacacaaacagaatTCATCCCCTAACTGTCAAACCAGATGGAATTCAACCAATCCTGAAGCAAAACATGAAGTATCTGATCATGTGACAGCAAACAAGAAAGCTAGTAAAACTGGACCAGAAAATGCCTCAACTGTTGTCATttcaaatcaaaagaaatcaaactCAAGTTGTCCTGCATTAAAAAAATgggacaatgacaatgatgatagtgatgctgatgatgatattgatgatgacagtaataactataataattacAATCCTATAATGCCTTGTTGCCATGTAACACCAAAAGTTATTGTGAGAAAGCAGTCGGTTCTGGCATCAGAGGAAACGCATCCAGGATACAAAGATCAGAAGAAACACAACTTTCACAGTTACCATTCCAATGGAAAGAATCTTGAGACAAATGGTAATGGTTGTGAAGAAGTTAGAGCTGGGACACAGATTAAGAAGAATGGCAAATCTGTCCGTAGTATTCTGAAACATCAGACTGATGCCAATGTCAACCAATCAGCAATCCCTTTTCAACTAAAAGACAGCCTGGAAATTACTCGTTTACATTATTCAACCAATCAAAGGGAGAATACTGACAGAAATGAGAAA CCATCCAAGAAGCATGTTCACTTTGCAATGGAGAACATCCTGTGTGAGAAACAGTTGCAGACTTCAAACATTGTTAAGGACAAAATAGCAGGTTTTGCAGCGGACAAACCATTGACCACTGGCTTGAAGTGTAAGGCTGACCCCACCAATACATATCAAG GTGAAAAGAGTGgaattgtaaaagaaaatcaagaaaatcAGTATGGAAGTCGCCCTTCAGCAAAAGCTTTTATTATACCACAGTCTAGTGTCAATAATGATGGCCAGGCATTGACAAACAGCTGTAACGAGACTATGACAAGTGGGAAACCTGCAGATAAGAAACCTGGCATACAACACATCACCATGGGGAAGCTGAAGAATATGTTCAGTTCTCAGATCCCGCTTCCAGTCAACAGTCCGGCATTGTCAAACATTTCAAACCAGAGCGGGAACAAGAAGCCTGCTTCAAACTTAGGTGAGAGGAGAAAACTGCTATCTGCTGGTGGGGTGCCATCCAAGCCACCCGTAGGTCTCCATGTAGACAAGACACCCACAGATGAAGAAATCAATTTGGTGTGGCAGAAAGTGAAATCCTGTTTCAAACAGAACTCTACATACCACcaaaaacaccatcatcatccccaGCAACAACTACATGTAAaataccagcagcaacaacaacaacaacaacaggtagcTGCAAACACACAGCCCATTCACTTTAATGGTCGATTGCTCACCTGCAAAATGCCAGGCTGGGGCAATAACCTGAGTATTGTACATCAGAATGGTTTCGACAATTTCAACTCCATGGAGAAATCCGACAACTATCTGAGACGACTTGCCTTTCTACAGCAGAAAGCCAAACAACACTCTCATGCcattcacaataacaacaacaataatggtaataataataataataataataataatgacagtagtCATTGTTATTATGATGGTACATTGAGCAAGACAGAGAACAGTAATGTACGGAACAAAGTGAAACCAATGCCCAGTGTTCACACACAAG